One Salvia splendens isolate huo1 chromosome 12, SspV2, whole genome shotgun sequence genomic window carries:
- the LOC121758069 gene encoding histone acetyltransferase HAC1-like, protein MNLQTHHTGQISGQVPNQTGTMLPGLPQQNGNPMASQMQNPNIHRNVPNMDPETIKRRKYMQEKIWNFLMQRRQQSPEVPNRKMVDIVKRLEDGLFRTAATMEEYLNLETLERRLHILIKRFPTSNNNQQMQHANSSTPVGTMIPTPGFQQNSSFVGTSSVDNSFVNHSSSNTITSSTMNSGSFFPTRNGSPGSAHGALAGGYQQSPNTFLVNPGGNNMMTSMGSQRMASQMIPTPGISNSNTSDMITNTSNNNSMKIEPSDVGACPDVDSTTASQPMLQKQHVGGQNSRVLHNIGGQIDSGGSSTLQQKSFGINHGSLSGGFGIMGKNMSVMNSSGTTEGYLSGTIYGNSTKPLSQHLDQHNQRPVTQGDAYGIGTTDASGSGNMHIPVTTVGSTINNPSLNAISMQSMHRTDSPLMTNNQPNVCSSQQATDSHSVDQSQKVNFQSQYTVKENLVQPPQHQLFQQPSQQFQQRQPSQHQLQQKSKMQNQYLLRNDSFTHSHLSPSMASEVKQEIGTEHHNEGLQSKVTHSFHSDTQNQFQSDSLEGHSRSSQPFSHSSVPHDTSSLHPQQFVCNMQSDFTGLSGGVQPDAALGGQQYSKPQDMDVSGRLPLDQTIHEEIHQRLTRQDGAQLNNLSSEESVIGHSGTSRSTEPVNTGDPAPRTYSIIREKQFKNQQRWLLFLRHARRCHFPEGKCPEPHCLTAQKLLKHSGSCNSLECTYPRCRATRVLVNHHRRCQDTNCPVCIPVKSFMQAQFKTLARSNLRPGLPTVVNESSGVHDIAGTVGRSTPKIDPVIAETPKDLEPSTKRTKVEQGLQSLVPSSGCSVAVTSTVSDCHIHDLRQSEKDCNYHIPIKSEISDVKVEVKVPVNVAQESPKIEIKKDNLDGAYIQTPKGDDVTPSDSVGYGVHQVTKTENDSAQTKQENTPLPPESASKSGKPKIKGVSMIELFTPEMVRQHIMGLRQWVGQSKAKAERNQAMEHSMSENSCQLCAVEKLTFEPPPIYCTPCGTRIKRNAMYYTFGSGETRHCFCIPCYNNSHGDTIAVDGTPIPKGRVEKKKNDEETEEWWVQCDKCEAWQHQICALFNGRRNNGGEAEYTCPNCYMAEVEMGERAPLPQSAVLGAKDLPRSHLSDHLEQRLIVKLKQERLERARMQGKSYDEIPGAEELVVRVVSSVDKKLDVKPRFLEIFQEENYPTEYPYRSKVVLLFQRIEGVEVCLFGMYVQEFGSECQQPNHRRVYLSYLDSVKYFRPDVKAVSGEALRTYVYHEILIGYLEYCKMRGFTSCYIWACPPLKGEDYILYCHPEIQKTPKSDKLREWYLVMLRKATKENIVVELTNLYEHFFVSTGECKAKVTASRLPYFDGDYWPGAAEDIIYQLQQEEDGRKQSKKGTLKKITKRALKASGQTDLSSNASKDLMLMHRLGDSITSMKEDFIMVHLQHSCTHCCILIVSGKRWVCKQCKKFQLCDKCYDAERKRDDRDRHPTNYKDVHALYPVDIAEVPDETKDNENLESEFFDTRQAFLSLCQGNHYQYDTLRRAKHSSMMVLYHLHNPTAPAFVTTCVKCHLDIESGQGYRCETCTDYDLCNACYQKDGGKDHPHKLTNNQSIDPNAQNKEARQLRVTQLRKMLELLVHASQCRSPLCQYPNCRKVKGLFRHGIQCKKRASGGCHLCKKMWHLLQLHARACKESNCGVPRCWDLKEHLRRLQQQSDSRRRAAVMEMMRQRAAEVAGSS, encoded by the exons ATGAATTTACAGACACATCATACAGGGCAGATCTCGGGCCAGGTACCCAACCAAACTGGTACTATGTTACCTGGGCTACCACAGCAAAATGGAAACCCTATGGCCAGCCAAATGCAGAATCCTAATATTCATCGGAATGTACCCAATATGGATCCAGAAACTATTAAAAGACGCAAATACATGCAAGAGAAAAT TTGGAACTTTCTTATGCAGCGGCGCCAACAATCGCCTGAGGTTCCCAACAGGAAAATGGTTGATATAGTGAAACGTCTAGAAGACGGTCTATTCAGAACTGCTGCAACAATG GAGGAGTACCTAAACCTGGAAACTTTAGAGAGGCGTTTGCACATTCTGATTAAGCGCTTCCCTACAAGTAATAACAATCAGCAGATGCAACATgccaattcttccactcccgtCGGTACAATGATACCCACACCTGGGTTTCAACAAAACTCAAGCTTTGTTGGAACTTCATCAGTGGATAATTCTTTCGTGAACCATAGTAGTTCCAACACAATCACATCGTCAACCATGAATTCGGGAAGCTTTTTTCCAACTCGAAATGGGTCTCCTGGAAGTGCACATG GAGCTTTGGCTGGTGGGTATCAGCAGTCACCTAATACTTTCTTGGTCAATCCCGGTGGAAATAACATGATGACGTCCATGGGTTCGCAAAGAATGGCAAGTCAAATGATCCCAACTCCTGGAATTAGTAACTCCAACACTAGTGATATGATTACTAACACTAGCAACAATAATTCCATGAAAATTGAGCCATCAGATGTTGGAGCGTGTCCTGATGTTGACTCTACAACTGCATCACAGCCTATGTTGCAAAAACAACATGTTGGGGGTCAAAATTCTCGTGTCTTACACAATATTGGTGGGCAAATTGATAGTGGAGGCAGTTCTACGTTACAGCAGAAATCCTTTGGAATAAATCATGGGTCCCTAAGTGGAGGGTTTGGAATAATGGGAAAGAATATGTCTGTCATGAACAGTTCAGGAACCACCGAGGGATATTTATCTGGAACTATATATGGCAACTCCACCAAACCCTTGTCTCAGCATCTTGACCAGCATAACCAAAGACCAGTAACACAAG GTGATGCCTATGGAATTGGCACTACCGATGCTTCTGGGTCTGGAAACATGCATATTCCTGTAACAACTGTTGGGTCAACGATTAACAACCCAAGTTTGAATGCCATATCCATGCAATCAATGCACAGGACAGATTCTCCTTTGATGACCAATAACCAACCAAATGTATGTTCTTCTCAACAGGCAACTGATTCTCACTCAGTAGATCAATCACAAAAGGTGAACTTTCAATCGCAGTATACAGTGAAAGAAAATCTTGTGCAACCTCCTCAACATCAGCTGTTTCAACAGCCGTCCCAGCAGTTTCAGCAACGGCAACCTTCTCAGCATCAATTGCAACAAAAAAGCAAAATGCAAAACCAGtatttgttgagaaatgattcTTTCACTCATTCCCATTTATCGCCTAGTATGGCATCTGAGGTGAAGCAGGAGATTGGAACAGAGCATCATAATGAAGGTCTTCAGTCAAAAGTTACCCACTCCTTCCATTCCGATACCCAGAATCAGTTCCAGTCAGACTCTCTGGAGGGCCATTCTAGATCTTCTCAGCCCTTTTCTCATTCATCTGTGCCGCATGATACCTCATCATTGCATCCACAGCAATTTGTTTGCAACATGCAAAGTGATTTTACTGGTCTTTCTGGTGGTGTTCAACCAGATGCAGCATTGGGCGGTCAGCAGTATTCCAAGCCTCAAGATATGGATGTATCAGGAAGACTCCCACTTGATCAGACTATTCATGAGGAAATTCATCAAAGATTAACCAGGCAAGATGGAGCTCAACTAAATAATTTATCCTCAGAGGAATCTGTTATTGGCCACTCTGGAACTTCTAGATCAACAGAACCAGTGAACACAGGTGACCCAGCACCTCGAACTTATAGCATTATTCGCGAAAAACAGTTCAAGAACCAACAGAGGTGGTTGCTATTTTTGAGGCATGCTCGTAGATGTCATTTCCCAGAAGGGAAATGCCCTGAGCCTCACTGCTTAACTGCTCAGAAGCTGTTGAAGCATAGTGGAAGTTGCAACTCTCTTGAGTGTACATACCCTCGTTGCCGTGCGACAAGGGTATTAGTCAATCATCATAGGCGCTGTCAGGATACAAATTGCCCTGTTTGTATACCTGTTAAAAGCTTTATGCAGGCTCAATTCAAGACACTTGCTCGTTCTAATTTGAGGCCTGGGTTGCCTACAGTAGTCAATGAATCTTCTGGTGTCCATGATATAGCTGGAACAGTGGGAAGGTCTACTCCAAAGATAGACCCAGTGATAGCTGAAACTCCCAAAGATCTAGAACCTTCTACTAAACGTACAAAAGTTGAGCAAGGTTTGCAGTCTCTTGTCCCTAGCAGTGGATGCTCTGTGGCAGTGACCTCTACTGTAAGTGATTGTCATATCCACGATCTACGTCAAAGTGAAAAGGATTGCAATTACCATATTCCAATAAAGTCTGAAATTAGTGATGTGAAAGTAGAGGTGAAAGTCCCTGTAAACGTTGCACAGGAAAGTCCCAAAATTGAGATAAAAAAGGACAACTTGGATGGTGCATACATCCAAACTCCAAAAGGTGATGATGTCACACCTAGTGATTCTGTTGGATATGGTGTTCATCAGGTCACAAAGACAGAAAATGATTCGGCACAGACTAAGCAAGAAAACACTCCATTACCTCCCGAGAGTGCATCCAAGTCTGGGAAGCCAAAAATAAAGGGAGTATCAATGATTGAATTGTTCACGCCGGAAATGGTCCGCCAACATATTATGGGTCTCCGTCAGTGGGTAGGACAG AGCAAAGCAAAGGCGGAGAGAAACCAGGCAATGGAGCATTCAATGAGTGAAAATTCTTGCCAACTATGTGCAGTTGAGAAGCTTACTTTTGAACCTCCTCCTATATATTGTACTCCCTGTGGTACTCGCATTAAAAGAAATGCAATGTATTACACCTTTGGATCTGGTGAAACCCGCCATTGCTTCTGCATTCCGTGCTATAACAATTCTCATGGAGACACCATTGCAGTAGATGGCACGCCTATTCCAAAGGGAAGGgtggagaaaaagaaaaatgatgaaGAAACTGAAGAATGG TGGGTTCAATGTGACAAATGTGAAGCTTGGCAGCATCAAATCTGTGCATTGTTTAATGGTAGAAGAAATAATGGCGGAGAAGCTGAGTATACTTGTCCAAATTGTTATATGGCAGAAGTTGAAATGGGAGAACGCGCACCATTACCGCAGAGTGCTGTTCTCGGTGCAAAAGATTTGCCTAGATCACATCTAAGTGATCACTTGGAGCAGCGTTTAATTGTAAAATTGAAGCAAGAGAGGCTTGAAAGAGCAAGGATGCAAGGCAAAAGCTATGATGAG ATCCCAGGAGCAGAAGAACTTGTAGTAAGAGTGGTATCGTCAGTTGACAAAAAGTTGGATGTTAAGCCTCGCTTCCTGGAGATTTTCCAAGAGGAAAACTATCCAACAGAGTACCCTTATAGATCTAAG GTGGTCCTGTTATTTCAGAGAATCGAAGGCGTTGAAGTGTGCTTGTTTGGCATGTATGTTCAAGAATTTGGATCTGAATGCCAGCAGCCAAATCATCGAAGAGTCTACCTCTCTTACCTGGATTCTGTTAAGTACTTTAGGCCAGATGTCAAAGCTGTCTCTGGCGAGGCTCTTCGGACATATGTGTACCATGAAATTTTG ATTGGATATTTGGAGTACTGCAAAATGCGTGGTTTTACAAGCTGCTACATCTGGGCATGCCCTCCGCTGAAGGGTGAAGACTACATTTTGTATTGTCACCCAGAGATTCAAAAGACACCCAAATCTGATAAACTTCGAGAGTG GTACTTGGTCATGCTACGAAAAGCCACAAAGGAAAACATTGTCGTGGAGCTTACTAATCTGTATGAACATTTCTTTGTTTCAACTGGTGAATGTAAAGCAAAGGTAACTGCATCTCGTCTGCCATACTTTGATGGAGATTATTGGCCTGGTGCTGCGGAGGACATCATCTATCAACTGCAACAAGAAGAAGATGGGAGAAAACAGTCTAAGAAGGGAACTTTGAAAAAGATCACAAAAAGAGCTTTAAAGGCATCTGGCCAAACCGATCTTTCTAGTAACGCATCAAAGGATCTGATGTTAATGCACAGG CTTGGTGACTCCATAACTTCAATGAAGGAAGATTTTATCATGGTTCATTTACAACATTCATGTACTCATTGCTGCATCCTAATTGTTTCTGGAAAACGGTGGGTCTGCAAGCAGTGCAAAAAGTTTCAGCTTTGTGACAA ATGCTATGATGCTGAGAGGAAACGTGATGATAGGGATAGACATCCTACAAACTACAAGGATGTCCATGCACTTTATCCT GTTGACATTGCTGAAGTTCCTGATGAAACTAAAGATAATGAGAATCTTGAAAGTGAATTTTTTGACACAAGACAGGCATTTCTCAGTCTTTGCCAAGGAAACCACTATCAGTACGATACTCTTCGCCGAGCTAAGCATTCTTCCATGATGGTCCTATATCATCTGCACAATCCGACTGCCCCAGCTTTTGTCACCACATGTGTCAAATGCCACCTTGATATAGAGAGCGGGCAAGGTTACCGATGTGAGACATGCACCGATTATGATCTATGCAACGCTTGCTATCAGAAGGATGGAGGAAAGGATCATCCTCATAAGTTAACTAATAATCAGTCCATTGATCCTAATGCACAGAACAAAGAAGCCAGGCAATTACGAGTCACACAG TTGAGGAAAATGCTCGAGCTCCTGGTGCATGCTTCCCAGTGCCGGTCGCCCCTTTGCCAGTATCCAAACTGTCGCAAGGTCAAAGGCCTTTTCCGCCATGGCATCCAGTGCAAAAAGCGTGCTTCAGGAGGCTGTCATTTGTGTAAGAAAATGTGGCACCTTCTCCAGCTTCACGCCCGAGCATGCAAAGAATCCAACTGCGGTGTACCACGTTGCTG GGACTTGAAGGAACACCTGAGAAGGTTGCAGCAGCAGTCAGATTCACGACGAAGGGCTGCTGTAATGGAAATGATGAGGCAACGCGCAGCAGAGGTCGCCGGCAGTTCTTGA